A single region of the Streptomyces sp. NBC_00425 genome encodes:
- a CDS encoding CBS domain-containing protein: MTTAGDIMHRGAQWIPAHETLDRAAQLMRELNVGALPISDENERLCGILTDRDIVVGCVAVGRDPAQVTAGDMAHGTPRWIDARADVGEVLQEMKDHQIRRLPVIENKRLVGMISEADLARHLTDDQIAAWAESVYARSGPTPA; the protein is encoded by the coding sequence ATGACCACCGCCGGAGACATCATGCACCGGGGCGCCCAGTGGATCCCCGCCCACGAGACCCTCGACCGCGCCGCCCAGCTGATGCGCGAACTGAACGTCGGGGCGCTGCCGATCAGCGACGAGAACGAGCGGCTCTGCGGCATCCTCACCGACCGGGACATCGTCGTCGGCTGTGTGGCCGTGGGCCGCGACCCCGCCCAGGTCACCGCCGGGGACATGGCCCACGGAACACCACGCTGGATCGACGCGCGCGCGGACGTCGGCGAGGTGCTGCAGGAGATGAAGGACCACCAGATCCGCCGGCTTCCCGTCATCGAGAACAAACGCCTGGTGGGCATGATCAGCGAAGCCGACCTCGCCCGGCACCTGACCGACGACCAGATCGCCGCCTGGGCGGAGAGCGTCTACGCGAGGAGCGGGCCGACCCCGGCATGA
- a CDS encoding magnesium and cobalt transport protein CorA translates to MTMAGNLRKVTGLGRVGGLRGVARLARRRPRVDLSHHARSPLGSSVVNCVTYRDGVRAEHGVDLVDTVERVRRSGHGFVWLGLHEPTNDEFAGVAQLFDLHPLAVEDAVEAHQRPKVERYGETLFAVFKTVCYVEHEELTATSEVVDTGEIMVFVGRDFVITVRHGRHGSLGPLREALESDAAQLAKGPSAVLHAVADHVVDDYLHVVDAVQADIDQVETDVFAENGARADPGRIYQLKRELLQLKRAVVPLGRPLLDLADRPVRVVDPEIQAYFRDVSDHLLRATEQIAAFDELLNSILQAHLAQVTVAQNEDMRKITAWAAVIAVPTMVCGVYGMNFDSMPELHWRFGYPLVIVAISIGCLILHRGFRRNGWL, encoded by the coding sequence ATGACCATGGCGGGGAATCTGCGGAAGGTCACGGGCCTCGGAAGGGTCGGCGGCCTGCGTGGGGTGGCACGGCTGGCGCGGCGACGCCCCCGGGTCGACCTGAGCCATCACGCACGGTCCCCGCTGGGGTCCTCGGTGGTGAACTGCGTGACGTACCGGGACGGCGTGCGGGCCGAGCACGGCGTGGATCTCGTCGACACGGTGGAGCGGGTGCGCCGGAGCGGTCACGGCTTCGTGTGGCTCGGTCTGCACGAGCCGACGAACGACGAGTTCGCCGGCGTCGCCCAGCTCTTCGACCTGCATCCACTGGCCGTCGAGGACGCCGTCGAGGCCCATCAGCGGCCGAAGGTCGAGCGGTACGGCGAGACGTTGTTCGCGGTGTTCAAGACGGTCTGCTACGTCGAGCACGAGGAGCTGACCGCGACGAGCGAGGTGGTCGACACCGGCGAGATCATGGTGTTCGTCGGACGGGACTTCGTGATCACGGTGCGGCACGGGCGGCACGGCTCGCTCGGACCGTTGCGCGAGGCACTGGAGTCCGACGCGGCGCAGCTGGCCAAGGGGCCGTCGGCGGTGCTGCACGCCGTCGCGGACCACGTGGTCGACGACTATCTCCACGTCGTCGACGCCGTGCAGGCGGACATCGACCAGGTCGAGACGGACGTGTTCGCGGAGAACGGCGCACGGGCCGACCCGGGGCGCATCTATCAGCTCAAGCGGGAACTCCTGCAGCTGAAACGGGCGGTGGTCCCGCTCGGCCGTCCCCTGCTGGACCTCGCGGACCGGCCGGTGCGGGTGGTCGACCCGGAGATACAGGCCTACTTCCGGGACGTCTCGGACCACCTGTTGCGTGCCACGGAGCAGATCGCGGCCTTCGACGAGCTGCTCAACTCGATTCTGCAGGCGCATCTGGCGCAGGTCACGGTCGCGCAGAACGAGGACATGCGCAAGATCACGGCGTGGGCGGCGGTCATCGCCGTGCCGACGATGGTCTGCGGGGTGTACGGCATGAACTTCGACTCCATGCCGGAGCTGCACTGGAGGTTCGGTTATCCCTTGGTCATCGTGGCGATATCCATCGGCTGCCTGATCCTGCACCGCGGCTTCCGGCGCAACGGCTGGCTCTGA
- a CDS encoding methyltransferase domain-containing protein, translating into MTRPDGYLLDNRQPEAGERFDAFAALFDPTTFRHLEGLGVGPGWRCWEAGAGGTSVVSWLAKKVGPTGKVLATDIDTSRLTSAARPPIEVRVHDLGAGEPPMEGFDLVHARLVLVHVPDRERALRSMVGALRPGGRLLIEDADPALQPLLCPDEHGPEQQLANRLRHGFRELLAGRGADLSYGRKLPRLLREAGLRRVEADAYFPVTSPASAALESATVRQIREQLVGAGVATDEEIDRHLANVAEGSMDLATAPMISAWGRKE; encoded by the coding sequence ATGACGCGACCCGACGGATACCTCCTCGACAACCGGCAGCCCGAGGCGGGGGAACGCTTCGACGCCTTCGCCGCACTCTTCGACCCGACCACGTTCCGTCATCTCGAAGGGCTCGGGGTCGGCCCCGGCTGGCGGTGCTGGGAGGCCGGCGCGGGCGGCACCTCCGTCGTGTCCTGGCTGGCGAAGAAGGTCGGTCCGACCGGCAAGGTCCTCGCGACCGACATCGACACCTCGCGGCTGACGTCGGCCGCCCGCCCGCCGATCGAGGTCCGCGTCCACGACCTCGGCGCCGGCGAGCCGCCGATGGAGGGCTTCGATCTGGTGCACGCCCGGCTCGTTCTGGTCCACGTGCCGGACCGGGAGCGGGCGCTGCGGTCGATGGTGGGCGCACTGCGCCCGGGCGGACGGCTGCTGATCGAGGACGCCGACCCCGCCCTGCAGCCGCTGCTCTGCCCCGACGAGCACGGCCCGGAGCAGCAGCTCGCGAACCGTCTGCGGCACGGCTTCCGTGAGCTCCTCGCCGGCCGGGGTGCCGACCTCTCCTACGGCCGCAAGCTGCCCCGGCTGCTGCGTGAGGCCGGACTGCGCCGAGTCGAGGCCGACGCCTACTTCCCCGTCACCTCGCCCGCCTCCGCCGCCCTGGAGTCCGCGACGGTGCGCCAGATCCGCGAGCAGCTCGTCGGGGCGGGCGTCGCGACGGACGAGGAGATCGACCGTCATCTGGCGAACGTCGCCGAGGGCAGCATGGACCTGGCGACGGCCCCGATGATCTCGGCCTGGGGACGCAAGGAGTAA
- a CDS encoding carbohydrate kinase family protein, which yields MGGALLVVGDVVTDVVARHRGTPASGTDTVAVIRTLPGGAGANVACWAAHWGCADVRLLGRVGAESVTWHETALTAGGVRPLLVVDPQAPTGTVICLVDTDAAAERTFLTDSGASLRLAPADWSEALLDGVGRLHLSGYLLFSESGRALVRTASAAARARGIPVSLDPASAGFLVELGLPRFLSLVQDVDVLLPSRDEARLLTGVPDGADAAAELSRHVPLVVAKQGADGALVARGGTVLARVPAAPAAPRDTTGAGDAFTGAFLAALLTGVDAAVAAVEGCRAGARAVERVGARPPTPEEDKATTTDRPVRAG from the coding sequence ATCGGCGGTGCGCTGCTGGTCGTCGGGGACGTGGTGACGGACGTCGTCGCCCGGCACAGGGGCACGCCGGCCTCGGGAACGGACACGGTCGCGGTGATCCGGACGCTGCCGGGCGGCGCGGGCGCCAACGTGGCGTGCTGGGCCGCCCACTGGGGCTGTGCGGACGTCCGGCTGCTCGGCCGGGTGGGCGCGGAATCGGTGACCTGGCACGAAACGGCTTTGACCGCCGGCGGGGTGCGGCCCCTCCTCGTCGTGGATCCACAGGCGCCGACCGGCACGGTGATCTGCCTCGTCGACACGGACGCGGCAGCGGAGCGGACGTTCCTCACCGACAGCGGCGCCTCCCTGCGCCTCGCCCCCGCCGACTGGTCGGAGGCGCTGCTGGACGGCGTCGGCCGGCTCCATCTCTCCGGCTATCTCCTGTTCTCGGAGTCGGGACGGGCGCTGGTGCGTACGGCGTCGGCGGCGGCACGCGCGCGCGGAATCCCGGTGAGCCTCGATCCCGCGTCGGCGGGCTTTCTGGTGGAACTGGGCCTCCCCCGCTTCCTGAGCCTCGTCCAGGACGTGGACGTGCTGCTGCCCAGCCGTGACGAGGCCCGTCTGCTCACCGGGGTGCCCGACGGGGCGGACGCGGCGGCCGAGCTGAGCCGCCATGTGCCGCTGGTGGTGGCCAAGCAGGGGGCGGACGGCGCGCTGGTGGCCCGCGGGGGCACTGTCCTCGCCCGCGTTCCCGCGGCCCCCGCGGCTCCCCGGGACACCACGGGCGCCGGCGACGCGTTCACCGGTGCGTTCCTCGCCGCGCTGCTCACGGGCGTCGACGCCGCGGTCGCGGCGGTCGAGGGATGCCGGGCAGGGGCCCGGGCCGTGGAACGGGTGGGCGCCAGACCGCCGACACCGGAAGAGGACAAGGCGACGACGACGGACCGGCCCGTCCGGGCGGGCTGA
- a CDS encoding pseudouridine-5'-phosphate glycosidase, translating into MVLVVSEEVRNAVDARQPVVALESTIISHGLPRPRNLQVALELESVVRAEGAVPATIAVLDGRPHVGLDEKQLERVANEDGFRKLGHRDLPLAVGSGASGATTVSATALLAALAGVRVFATGGLGGVHREWTVTQDESADLGLLASTRITVVCAGVKSILDVPATLQRLETLGVAVAGYGTDRFPGFYLSDSGHPVDWTLHGPKQVADVMRAQDALGAPRSALIVANPVPEEEQLDPALHARMLADALHACEEAGVSGQGVTPFLLDYLVRHTDGASLSANLAAVRGNVRLAARIATAWSEA; encoded by the coding sequence GTGGTGCTGGTGGTGTCGGAAGAGGTGCGGAACGCGGTCGACGCGCGTCAACCCGTGGTGGCACTGGAGTCAACGATCATCTCGCACGGGCTGCCCCGCCCGCGCAATCTGCAGGTGGCGCTGGAGCTGGAGTCCGTCGTGCGCGCGGAGGGCGCCGTGCCGGCGACGATCGCCGTGCTGGACGGGCGGCCCCATGTGGGCCTGGACGAGAAGCAGCTGGAGCGGGTCGCCAACGAGGACGGGTTCCGCAAGCTGGGCCATCGCGACCTGCCGCTGGCGGTGGGCTCCGGTGCGAGCGGGGCGACCACGGTGTCGGCGACGGCCCTCCTGGCGGCGCTGGCGGGCGTCCGGGTGTTCGCGACGGGCGGCCTCGGCGGGGTGCACCGGGAGTGGACGGTCACCCAGGACGAGTCGGCCGACCTGGGGCTGCTGGCGAGCACACGGATCACGGTGGTCTGCGCGGGGGTCAAGTCGATCCTGGACGTGCCCGCGACCCTGCAACGGCTGGAGACGCTGGGCGTCGCCGTCGCCGGGTACGGCACCGACCGCTTCCCCGGGTTCTACCTGTCCGACTCGGGTCATCCGGTGGACTGGACGCTGCACGGTCCGAAGCAGGTGGCCGACGTCATGCGGGCCCAGGACGCGCTCGGGGCGCCCCGGTCGGCCCTGATCGTCGCCAACCCGGTCCCCGAGGAGGAGCAGCTGGATCCCGCGCTGCACGCGCGTATGCTCGCCGACGCGCTGCACGCGTGCGAGGAGGCCGGCGTCTCCGGGCAGGGCGTCACGCCGTTCCTGCTCGACTACCTGGTCCGGCACACCGACGGGGCGTCCCTGAGCGCCAACCTGGCGGCGGTCCGCGGCAACGTGCGCCTGGCGGCGCGGATCGCGACGGCGTGGTCCGAGGCGTGA
- a CDS encoding VOC family protein encodes MTDHTARLDHVVLWVRDPAAAAGFYEQAVGLTPVRLAEFVAGEEPFPSVRVNEDCLLDLMPSSAAERMTMLPGAAESAGHPVNHVCLALPRGDFDALRARLEERAVPVSDLAHGSFGARGDATRSFYFRDPDGNVVEARHYD; translated from the coding sequence ATGACGGATCACACGGCACGTCTCGACCACGTCGTCCTGTGGGTGCGCGACCCGGCGGCCGCGGCCGGCTTCTACGAACAGGCCGTCGGGCTGACGCCCGTCAGGCTCGCCGAGTTCGTCGCCGGCGAGGAGCCCTTCCCCTCCGTCCGCGTCAACGAGGACTGTCTGCTCGACCTGATGCCGTCGTCGGCGGCGGAGCGCATGACGATGCTTCCCGGCGCCGCCGAGAGTGCGGGGCACCCCGTGAACCACGTCTGCCTCGCCCTGCCGAGAGGGGACTTCGACGCCCTGCGCGCCCGCCTGGAGGAACGCGCCGTCCCGGTGTCGGACCTCGCGCACGGCTCCTTCGGCGCCCGAGGCGACGCCACGCGCAGCTTCTACTTCCGCGACCCGGACGGCAACGTCGTCGAGGCACGGCACTACGACTGA